A part of Cryptococcus gattii WM276 chromosome G, complete sequence genomic DNA contains:
- a CDS encoding Hypothetical Protein (Similar to TIGR gene model, INSD accession AAW44816.1), with the protein MSDSEDDFMSDKFLVDAPPPEPLNYSARRAKESLKSQRLGQAKNQLKLKDLEEQRRKEGLETSLFERFEDDRGNSKDKETAEEAGKGGNKAIEMMMKMGWKVGQGLGKKRSPSPPSRPSSSSRGGIGSKRLRLDDEHESDDEKNGQGHQGGLKDERERERESTGPRTEPIRISLWTRRKGLSARSPSPPPLPLNTANRNPDVLDNAKMEQLGRATEGFRDRQRVEWAEKERERKGKKARELLVEMDREKGFNFHPLHVLPFDPLGTLPRPLLKLIYPSQLDLLSPSPSGSPASSPSRSLPKLSTYGKEENISAAEKLREQLKRDMFTDLDLGIGQSGGEGEEEEEGVVRFGVEDSRVERLRREREREGEGGEREHKEEVDYKDMNWEEMVPGTKRVLSMDPATYLTFTVDQLRHEHLFCFWCAYKYKSYEEMEGPGGCPGEEEDDH; encoded by the exons ATGTCAGACTCTGAAGACGACTTCATGTCCGACAAATTCCTCGTCGACGCCCCCCCGCCCGAACCGCTCAACTACTCTGCCCGTCGAGCCAAGGAGTCACTTAAATCGCAACGCTTGGGTCAGGCGAAGAACCAGTTAAAGCTGAAAGATTTGGAGGAGCAGCGGAGGAAAGAGGGGCTGGAGACTAGTTTGTTTGAACGATTTGAAGATGATCGGGGGAACAGTAAGGATAAGGAAACGGCCGAAGAAGcgggaaaaggaggaaaCAAGGCGAtagagatgatgatgaagatgggCTGGAAAGTGGGTCAAGGGCTGGGCAAGAAACGATCACCATCGCCGCCTTCGCgcccttcctcttcttctagAGGAGGGATAGGAAGTAAACGGCTACGTCTAGACGATGAGCACGAAAGtgatgatgagaagaacggaCAAGGGCACCAAGGAGGCCTGAAGGAcgaaagagaaagagaaagagaatCAACCGGTCCTCGAACTGAACCGATCCGAATCTCACTTTGGACCCGGCGCAAAGGTCTTTCCGCCCGCTCCCCTTCCCCGCCACCTCTACCGCTCAACACGGCAAACAGGAACCCAGACGTTTTAGACAATGCCAAAATGGAACAGCTCGGCCGGGCGACAGAGGGGTTCAGAGATCGGCAAAGGGTGGAGTGggcagagaaggagagggaaagaaaggGCAAAAAGGCAAGGGAGTTACTGGTGGAGATGGATCGGGAGAAGGGCTTCAAC TTCCATCCATTACATGTCCTCCCATTCGATCCTCTTGGTACACTCCCCCGCCCACTACTCAAACTCATTTACCCTTCCCAGCTGGACCTCCTCTCACCCTCACCCTCCGGATCTCCTgcttcttcgccttctcGATCTCTGCCCAAATTATCCACGTAcgggaaggaagaaaatATCTCTGCTGCGGAGAAGTTGAGAGAGCAGCTAAAGAGGGATATGTTTACTGATCTTGATCTCGGTATAGGCCAGAGTGGAggggagggagaagaagaggaagaaggggtGGTCAGATTTGGTGTGGAAGACAGTAGAGTGGAGCGGCTCCGGCGAGAAcgagaaagagaaggagaagggggGGAACGAGAACacaaggaagaggtggatTACAAAGACATGAACtgggaagagatggttCCAGGTACAAAACGGGTACTTTCCATGGAC CCTGCAACGTACTTAACCTTCACAGTCGACCAACTTCGACATGAACATCTCTTTTGCTTTTGGTGTGCGTACAAGTATAAGTCGTatgaagagatggaggggCCTGGAGGGTGTCcgggagaggaggaagatgatcaCTGA